A region from the Haliaeetus albicilla chromosome 16, bHalAlb1.1, whole genome shotgun sequence genome encodes:
- the SFN gene encoding 14-3-3 protein sigma produces MARNHQVQKAKLAEQAERYEDMADFMKAVVEHGDELSNEERNLLSVAYKNVVGCQRSAWRVISSIEHKTEEGDDKAQLVNEYREKVERELNGVCKNVLALLDKYLIKKASDAESKVFYLKMKGDYFRYLAEVATGDDRKKTIDNAQEAYQEAMDISKKEMQPTNPIRLGLALNFSVFHYEIANAPDQAISLAKTTFDEAMGDLHTLSEDSYKDSTLIMQLLRDNLTLWTAECAGEDGGEAGEEPKN; encoded by the coding sequence ATGGCAAGAAACCACCAAGTGCAGAAGGCCAAGCTGGCCGAGCAGGCTGAGCGCTACGAGGACATGGCGGACTTCATGAAGGCGGTGGTGGAACACGGGGACGAGTTGTCCAACGAGGAACGCAACCTCCTCTCCGTCGCCTACAAGAACGTGGTGGGGTGCCAGCGCTCGGCGTGGAGGGTCATCTCCAGCATCGAGCACAAAACCGAAGAGGGGGACGACAAAGCGCAGCTGGTGAACGAATATCGGGAGAAGGTGGAAAGGGAGCTGAATGGCGTCTGCAAGAACGTCCTGGCCTTGCTGGACAAGTATCTCATCAAGAAGGCGAGCGATGCTGAGAGCAAGGTCTTCTACCTGAAGATGAAGGGCGACTACTTCCGATACCTGGCCGAGGTAGCCACCGGGGACGACCGCAAGAAGACGATAGACAACGCCCAGGAAGCCTACCAAGAGGCCATGGACATCAGCAAAAAGGAGATGCAGCCCACGAACCCCATCCGCCTGGGGCTGGCTCTCAACTTCTCCGTCTTCCACTACGAGATCGCCAACGCCCCCGACCAGGCCATCTCCCTGGCCAAGACCACCTTCGATGAGGCCATGGGGGACCTGCACACGCTCAGCGAAGACTCCTACAAGGACAGCACCCTCATCATGCAGCTGCTCAGGGACAACCTCACGCTATGGACAGCCGAGTGCGCTGGAGAAGACGGCGGCGAGGCTGGCGAAGAGCCCAAGAACTGA